In Myxococcota bacterium, a genomic segment contains:
- the mreD gene encoding rod shape-determining protein MreD: MSSLLRLVGIGIALLLAQTVARLVLPTLAQPNLVLVYALALGLRGGGAQGLVLAFGAGFVEDVLSGSPPGLFALACGTACAATRLLDRALYLRAAAPWAGYVAVYTLVNFALVGAAQRMFAPGSEIAWADHLARAPGAAITTALCAAPLLHVFRRLLVEADRDGSWPVLAAQGARPRP; the protein is encoded by the coding sequence ATGAGCTCGCTGCTGCGGCTCGTGGGCATCGGGATCGCCCTTCTGCTGGCGCAGACGGTGGCGCGGCTGGTGCTGCCGACCCTGGCCCAGCCCAACCTCGTGCTGGTCTACGCCCTGGCCCTCGGCCTGCGCGGCGGTGGTGCCCAGGGCCTGGTGCTGGCCTTCGGGGCCGGCTTCGTCGAGGACGTGCTCTCCGGCTCGCCGCCGGGCCTGTTCGCGCTGGCCTGCGGCACGGCCTGCGCCGCCACGCGGCTGCTCGACCGGGCGCTCTACCTGCGCGCTGCGGCGCCCTGGGCGGGCTACGTGGCCGTGTACACGCTCGTGAACTTCGCGCTCGTGGGCGCGGCGCAGCGCATGTTCGCGCCGGGCAGCGAGATCGCCTGGGCCGACCACCTGGCGCGGGCGCCGGGCGCGGCCATCACCACGGCGCTGTGCGCCGCGCCGCTCTTGCACGTGTTCCGCCGTCTGCTCGTCGAGGCGGACCGCGACGGCTCCTGGCCCGTGCTGGCTGCG
- the mreC gene encoding rod shape-determining protein MreC gives MSELLRRFRFALCYFALASLCALGMASQKAPTELGFAPRLVLNLTLPLERMVTLPLWELRDVWGDYVSLVGVREENERLRGRLARAEEENHQYREAILSSERFQKLSGFRAQREVPMVPANVIHQDLSNWFQSLIIDQGAAAGIRPGMPVITESGVVGLVSGTTPGASKVLLVVDPQSRVDAYIERTRARGTVRGTSGHECDFEYVLREESLETGDVLLTSGLGTVYPKGLVLGRVASVDRKSSGLFLSAKIAPAVDFTRLEEVFVILEQRQIPDEESFSAADEGLWPAPPKPGAAPKAVAVAPKPAAKPAEPKAHKPAAPPAAAPISPPPELPPPSPGITPAAPAPAPITDPPE, from the coding sequence TTGAGCGAGCTGCTGCGACGCTTTCGCTTCGCGCTGTGTTACTTCGCGCTCGCATCGCTGTGCGCGTTGGGCATGGCGTCCCAGAAGGCCCCGACCGAGCTGGGCTTCGCGCCGCGTCTGGTGCTCAACCTGACGCTGCCGCTCGAGCGCATGGTCACCCTGCCGCTCTGGGAGCTGCGCGACGTATGGGGCGACTACGTGTCGCTGGTGGGCGTGCGCGAGGAGAACGAGCGCCTGCGCGGCCGTCTGGCGCGCGCCGAGGAGGAGAACCACCAGTACCGCGAGGCGATCCTGTCGTCGGAGCGCTTCCAGAAGCTCTCGGGCTTCCGCGCGCAGCGCGAGGTCCCGATGGTGCCCGCGAACGTCATCCACCAGGACCTCTCGAACTGGTTCCAGTCACTCATCATCGACCAGGGCGCGGCCGCGGGCATCCGGCCGGGCATGCCCGTGATCACCGAGTCGGGCGTGGTCGGGCTCGTGTCCGGCACGACGCCGGGCGCCTCGAAGGTGCTGCTCGTGGTCGACCCGCAGAGCCGGGTCGACGCCTACATCGAGCGCACGCGCGCGCGCGGCACGGTGCGCGGCACGTCGGGGCACGAGTGCGACTTCGAGTACGTGCTGCGCGAGGAGAGCCTCGAGACCGGCGACGTGCTGCTCACCTCGGGCCTGGGCACGGTCTACCCGAAGGGCCTGGTGCTCGGGCGCGTGGCCAGCGTCGACCGCAAGAGCTCCGGCCTGTTCCTCTCGGCGAAGATCGCGCCCGCCGTGGACTTCACCCGGCTCGAGGAGGTGTTCGTGATCCTCGAGCAGCGCCAGATCCCCGACGAGGAGTCGTTCTCGGCGGCCGACGAGGGCCTGTGGCCGGCGCCGCCGAAGCCGGGCGCGGCGCCCAAGGCCGTGGCCGTGGCTCCCAAGCCCGCCGCCAAGCCCGCGGAGCCCAAGGCGCACAAGCCCGCGGCACCGCCCGCAGCCGCCCCCATCAGCCCGCCGCCCGAGCTGCCGCCCCCGAGCCCCGGCATCACGCCCGCGGCCCCGGCGCCGGCTCCCATCACGGACCCGCCGGAATGA
- a CDS encoding rod shape-determining protein yields the protein MLKALNRVLGIFSNDLAIDLGTANTLVYAKGRGIISNEPSVVAVDTDKHKVRAVGKEAKSMLGRTPGSIHAVRPLRDGVIADFEIAEAMLRYFIQKAHNRSTFLRPRIVISVPSGITEVEKRAVRESALSASAREVYLIEEPMAAAIGAGLPITEPSGNMIIDIGGGTTEVAIISLSGIVYANSVRVGGDKMDEAILNYVKRKYNLLIGERTAERIKIEIGTAYPSDEQRSLVVKGRDLVAGVPKTLEIHTEDVREALTEPVNAIVEAAKIALERTPPELAADIADKGIVLSGGGSMLQNLDILLREETGLPIMLAEDPFTAVVMGCGRCLDEVDLLRDVTDKA from the coding sequence ATGCTCAAGGCGCTCAACCGCGTGCTCGGGATCTTCTCGAACGACCTGGCCATCGACCTGGGTACGGCCAACACGCTGGTCTACGCCAAGGGTCGCGGAATCATCTCGAACGAGCCCTCGGTGGTCGCGGTCGACACCGACAAGCACAAGGTGCGCGCGGTCGGCAAAGAGGCGAAGAGCATGCTCGGCCGCACGCCGGGCTCGATCCACGCCGTGCGGCCGCTGCGCGACGGCGTGATCGCCGACTTCGAGATCGCCGAAGCCATGCTGCGCTACTTCATCCAGAAGGCGCACAACCGCTCGACCTTCCTTCGCCCGCGCATCGTGATCTCCGTGCCGTCGGGAATCACCGAGGTCGAGAAGCGCGCCGTGCGCGAGTCCGCGCTCTCGGCCAGCGCGCGCGAGGTCTATCTCATCGAGGAGCCGATGGCTGCCGCCATCGGTGCCGGGCTCCCGATCACCGAGCCGTCGGGGAACATGATCATCGACATCGGCGGCGGCACGACCGAGGTCGCCATCATCTCGCTGTCCGGGATCGTCTACGCGAACAGCGTGCGCGTGGGCGGCGACAAGATGGACGAGGCGATCCTCAACTACGTGAAGCGCAAGTACAACCTGCTGATCGGCGAGCGTACGGCCGAACGCATCAAGATCGAGATCGGCACCGCGTACCCGTCCGACGAGCAGCGCTCGCTCGTGGTCAAGGGCCGCGACCTCGTCGCAGGAGTGCCCAAGACGCTCGAGATCCACACCGAAGACGTCCGCGAGGCCCTGACGGAGCCCGTGAACGCGATCGTCGAGGCGGCCAAGATCGCCCTCGAACGGACACCCCCCGAGCTCGCAGCAGACATTGCCGACAAAGGCATCGTGCTCTCCGGCGGCGGCTCGATGCTGCAAAACCTCGACATCCTGCTACGGGAAGAAACGGGTTTGCCGATTATGTTGGCGGAGGACCCATTCACCGCGGTGGTGATGGGCTGCGGGCGCTGCCTCGACGAGGTGGACCTCCTTCGGGACGTGACGGACAAGGCCTAG